TCCACTGGATTTACACATTACACtcataaaaaacatatttttaaatgcagaaatgcttaaaaatatctaattttaaCTCTCAAATGCGTCAGGTTACGAGGGTTTTTGCTGTTATAAAACTACAAATCTATAAattaatgcaacattctgcATTTTTAGAACCTCctttggaaaaaaatctgtgcaatattaatacttcTTGAGCAGTATTTAGACTTTTATGTGCATTTCTGAGCAATAACACCGATAACTGAAGGTATGACGTCTTTTATTAAAGCAGTCGGGctgcaaaatatcaaattttaacACTTAAACGCGTCAGACTACAACTGATTTTGCTGCTCCATGCAAAATAAAACTCACACGGTTCTTATTTTCCATAAATAATCTGCAAAAGAAGCAGGAAATGTTCCCAAAACATCAGCTAGAATCACCtaaaatttctatttttagaaAACGTGTTTATctaaggctttaaaaaaaaacatatttaggatatttaacatttcaaaaattaagcaaaaggATAgaatgttttaacatttaaaggaATTAAAAGAAGTCTATACAATATTAATACATTCCTATTAGTATTTCTACTCATGAGAACAttttctgtgcagtatttttatattttttgtatttttctacgGATATTTCTTAAATAGTTGCACagtttccccactgtgggattaataaaagcatattttattgtaaaaacatGACTAGAACTTCTCATAACTGCCTGACAAAACATCATTTActccatttttatttactttacgTAAAGTTTTTCAACTGAAAAGGCAGATCTGGCTGCGAAAATAATCCGttatttggaaatattttggccACGGAAAGGATTATAttgatggaaaaacaaacaggtgTTCCAGCAACACACGAGGAAACTAATTAGTCTGATCTTTTAAATCAGCAGAACTAAATTTAAAGCCACGTCTGAATGTCGTCCAAAGCTAACAGCTGTTCTCCACGTCTTTGCCAGCATCAGAAAGGTTCCAAACgtcttttctctgctgtttttaaactattttttagATTCTAAGCACTTGCACTCCTTTACTAAATCAGTTTCAAATGTCTAATTATTtcaaaatagtttaaaattcCAGTTTCTAATGAAAATTCCTCaatttttgtcagaaaaatgtcaatattttccaATATCTAGACAAAGTTAACTCATTTTGTTGAATAAAGTCGAATTCTAAGTAAATTTTTGAGAGAAGTGAGCATTTTTAAACCCTCACGATTAAATTAACATCGTTAGAAGCGCAGCAATGGAGCAGAAAAACCTCACATCCAGTGAACATTACACCTGGGATTAAAGGATTATTCTGATGTTAAAGAATTCCTGAAACACTGTGGGAATTCCATAGCTAATCTAACGTACAGTACTGTGGAATTTGTGTAAGCGGCGAGGTGTTAAAGTCAGCTGCAGGTTAGAGGGATCTAACGGGGGACAGGTCGGAGGTCACGGTGTGAACCTTGGCATCGGAGCTGCTCGGTTACTGGGCAGGACGTCCCAGCTAGAGGTAGAGCTGATCAGAAGGAACAATCACAACCAGGACACACAGAAAATCAACACATTTCAGAGcgcaaatattaaaaaaaaaaaaaaaaaaaaaatctcattccAGCCTCATGTTGCTTAGGTGGAGGTgagatttcaaaataagagcgtGCTCATGATTGATTATTAAGAAAGCAAATGGTTAATTACAGACTGAAATGATCACAATTTCACTTTTAAATCATTTGGAGATTGAGCAAAGAGTGAGAGAAGGTTACAACAAAGCATTTAAATAGCAAATCACACTCAAAACTGTGAGATCAGGGGGGTTGAACTGCAAACATGCATCAGCCACAACGTTAAAACCACTGAAGGAGACGTGAAAAACATCATCTTAATAActtggaagcaggaaaatgaGCAACATGAGGATTTTAAAGACTGGAAATCTGGTTTGGAGCGTccttaaaacaacaaatgttgATCCAAAAGTGCACATTGGGAGCAAAGAGAAGATCCACTGTTGAACTTTCATGCTAACTTTGAGCACCAACAGCTCCTACTATGAGCATCAAAACTGCACCATGGAGCACTGAAAGAAGAAGTCCTAGTCTGATAATCTTCTTCTCCatcattgttttggtggaaaagatggcagcaggatgggTCGAAGGCTAGTCATCCGAGGTAGTTTGATGTTCTGGATGATGTTCTGCTGCTAAAACTTTGGTCCTGCAGTCTTTTAGAtctcattttgatgttttaacaTTCCTACAAACCACGTAAAGCCTTTCATGGCTTCTAGCTTAATACTCCCTGAAGCACTGCAGATATTGGGTTGTTGTCCGCTGCAAGAACTTGCAGGgcattttttaacctttttgcatgttttgactgcaAGAACTGCCCATGTGGAACCTCCTTCAAGGCAGGAACTTCTATTTGTTTCGTTGCACTTTCGAGTTCAGTCGAAGCTGAAACGCCACTTCCTGTCTGCATCAACTTCCTGCAGCAGAAACCCAACTCTTGCTCAGAAATGTttcgaggaacacgacaaagcTCTCGAGTATCTGTTGGAAGTTCTGGAAAAAAACAGCCAGGCTGGTTCCACGTCCCAGCACAATATCTAGCAGCTGGTGTTAATGTTGGGGCTGGTAATTACGAGCAGAAACGGGAAGCAATAATCAAAGCAGGTAAATCTGTTGCTGGCGGAAGAAACCCTCCACATGCTCCATTAATCATTAAGGTGATTACAAAGCGATAATTGGGAAACAACATGTTACTGGGGTCAGATTATCCTCGGCGCTGATCTTTGGCTGCTTTGAGCCTTTTATGGTGAAACATAACAAGAGgattaaacatttctgtagGAGCCCAACCGGCACTGGAGGTCTGAGGCTGATACCAGCAACAGTAGCAGTGATATCTGAagtataaataatatttaacagcaaaaaataaaaactgtttgcTGCTTGTACATGTTAcaaacatttcaacatttagATTTCATTTAAACAGATGTAGAAAGGTGCTGATTCAATTTCATTGCCATTTtgtaagctgttttttttttttttttttttaacaaaaatatgaatttttgtctctttccatTTACTATAATGAgttaagaccaaaaaaaatggtCTTTTTTTCGTTCCTGTCATGTTTTTCCTCAGTATGGGctcagaaatcataaaaaagagaaaattaaactttcattatttacatgtccaactttttttttttttttttttacaaatgttcacagttttttccaacagtggacaaaaacaaggctCCACATACTACATATATTTTCATATCTCCATTTGCACATCCTCTACTGAGTCCCCttcaggttgttttctgtctttcttgttttgtttattgcctctttgtggttgttttgtctcattttttgtctccgttctgtcattttgtgtcttgttagtgtcgtttcatgtctcatttctgtaattttgtctccatatactgcagatatttaactatttctgtttttacagcctCTATAGACTTtccctctctactctgctcatcatcagtagaaagatgtttcaccatgctgaatgtacactatattgccaaaagtatttgctcacccatccaaataatcagaatcaggtgttcctatcacttccatggccacaggtgtataaaatccagcacctaggctgcagactgcttttacaaacatttgtgaaagaatgtgtcgctctcaggagctcagtgaattccagcatggaactgtgataggatgccacctgtgcaacaaatccagtcgtgacatttcctggctcctaaatattccacagtcaactgtcagctgtattataagaaagtggaagtgtgtgggaatgacagcaactctgccaccaagtggtaggacacgtaaactgatggatgctgaggagcatagtgccaagaggtggccaactttctgcagagcccatcactacagaccttcaacctcttccaacatgactgtgcaccagtgcacaaagcaaggtccataaagacatggatgacagagtctggtgtggatgaacttgactggcctgcacagagtcctgacctcaaccccatagaacacctttgggatgaattagagtggagactgagagccaggccttctggtccaacatcagtgtgtgacctcacaaatgtgcttctggaagaatggtcaaaaattcccataaacacactcctaaaccttgtggacagccttcccagaagagttgaagctgttctagctgcaaaggatggagcgacgtcatattgaaccctatggattaggaatgggatgtcacttatgttcatatgccagtcaaggcaggtgagcgaatacttttggtaATATagtgtatctccaacaacttcctcctctgttcactgtttctgagtcatCCTGCATTTATTCtattgatccagtagctttgattttcctctcaatgtcatttttagatatgtttttgtgactttgaattggttttacatcattttgggaattttttcagttatttttgggCAAGTTTATGTCCTATTTTGGTAAATTAGgtaattctggacattttttttatttttatccaagtttgtgtcattttgggcaacttgtcagtcattttgaataggaatgtttccagtttttggtcatttttgaaaaGGTTTCAATATGTTTGGGCAAgtgtgagtcattttgcacaaattgagacattttgggtaaatttttcaattctttttgaagtgtttttttcattttaaacaatgttCAATCCTGGACATTTCCATGTTTTcagcctctccagacttttcatCAGCCAATAGAATCCTCAAAGTCAGTTTGGCTCTAATTTAATGAACGTGCAGATTAATGGTAATGGTTTCTTTTGATCAAGAAACTGATTTGAGATCTGCGCCGAGGTATAACTGTGAAGCTCCAGAGTAAAAGTCAGTGCAGGCTGAATGTCCTGGTCAGTACTGAGATGAGGGAAGCCACCTGTTTACCGCGACTGTTTCACGGTGGAGGAGTTTAAAAAATCTGCCGAGAGAAACGAGACACAGTGAGGAGAGGCTGGATTCTTCCACGGTGACTCCACAGATCCTCCAGTTAAAccagaacagcagcagactgGCGACCAGCATGTTGTCTCTGTGAGAATAGAAGCAGAAAAGCGACTGAAACTTCTTACCGTATCGTCTTCACGATGAAGCGAATGACGACTGCCAGACCTACACAGCCACACATCACTCCAATCACTATGGCTGTGACTTcacctgcaggaaaaacacacaaaaaccttCAAAAATACTCAGTTATTTAAAGAAAGTGCATTACTACCACTTATAGCGGCTAAAAACATGCATGAAAACAACTTGTAGACTCACCAGAAGAGAACTCCTTCCACGATTCTGCAAAATACAGGATAAATGATTAGAAAAACTGGACGATATTGAGGGTTTTTCTGCAGAATATACaacaaataattataaaaagTGGATGacattgatgattttttttttgcagaatacagaagaaataattagaaaaaaatgggaACTGTAgaatacataataaataattataaaaactagatgatagtgatgatttttctaaaatatacagaataaattattttttaaaaactggacgatattgatgatttttttgcagaagatAGAATAAATACTTATAAAAAATGGAAactgcaaaatacagaaaagataATCATAAAAACTAGACAATAGTGatgatttttctgaaaaatacagaataaattatttttaaaaactggacgatactgatgattttttttgcagaatacagaagaaataattagaaaaaatggaaaactacAGAAACCCAGAATGAACAGTTATAAAAACTAGACAATAGTGTTGATTTTCTGCAGaatgtagaataaataaatcataaaaactggACAATGTAGATGATTTTTCtgcaaaatacagaataaatatttataaaaactgGACGATATTGATGATTGTTGAACAGAATATAGaataaataattagaaaaaaaggaaactgcagaatacagaataaataattataaataatagacaatattgatgtttttttgcagaataaataattataaaaactGGAAACTGTAGAATACAGaataaacattaataaaaactgtatgatattgatgtttttctgctcacaGAGAACGATGGGTTCTTTTATCTCAGGACAATCTGCTGCTCAGCTCTTTGAATCGGTTTGAAGCTGCTGATATCACAGACCTTCCAGTTCAGTCACTCCCTACAATGAGCACTTTACACAGATTCTTTCTCCTTTGTCTTTGGCCACCACTCTGTCTCCCTCTTTCACttccctctgtctctttcttcctctcccctTTTCTCAGTTGGACTCTTGTGACAACAATGGAGTCAGTGTTTGGATTTTTGCAAATCCTTTTTCTCTAATCAgctcacaaacaaacacagctctctctgctctcccagTGTTTCCCTCCTTCGTTCTCTCTCCCTAAGACTCTTTATCCTCAGAGTTAAAATCTCCCCACATTCCACTTTGCGCTCAGCGCTAATTGCGAGCTTCGGGTCTGCTCGGCCTCACGCTGGCTTGTTGTGGTGGTTCGCATTATGAGCAGCAAGTTGGCGTTAAATTCCACCGGTGTCGACGTGTTGATGGGCTCTGACCTTTAGCTGCTCCACATTTGTTCCATCTAAAAGGATCACCTccaaaaatatactaaaaataGTTCCTGCTGTACGTTTTCTGTTAATTTAAAAGGTTCTTAGAGGAGGTCAGTTGTGGTTGGATGCACCTGTTTTGGGTAAAGTGCATAAAGTCTTGGGGATGTGTCGAGCACAAGGTATCTGGAGAATTTACAGCTGTGTTTGATCACATACAaggtcaactttaactaacatagggcaactttaactcatttttgagcaactttaactaatatagagcaactttaactcatttttgagcaactgtaactaatatagagcaactttaactcatttttgagcaactgtaactaatatggagcaactttaactcatttttgagcaactgtaactaatatagagcaactttaactcatttttgagcaactgtaactaatatagagcaactttaactcatttttgagcaactgtaactaatatggagcaactttaactcatttttgagcaactttaatgcagagcaactttagctaatatagggCAACTTTAACTGATTTTTGAGCAActaactcatttttgagcaactttagctaatatagagcaactttaattaatatagagcaactttaatttgtattcacaaccgttcaaaagtttagggtcacttagaaatgtccttatttttgaaagagaagcaatttttttcaatgaagataacattaaatgaatgataaatccagtgtagacattgttaatgtggtaaatgactattgtagctggaaacagctgatttttaatggaatatctccatagaggtacagaggaacatttccagcaaccatcactcctgtgttctaatgctacattgtgttagctaatggtgttgaaaggctcattgatgattagaaaacccttggtgcagttatgttagcacatggataaaagtgggagttttcatggaaaacatggaattgtctggatgaccccaaacttttgaacagtagtgtacatgacGGAGAATCTCCCCAGAAAAACGTGTTTCAAgccctgtttgtttttctggtgCAGGTGCAGTAAATGTGCTTGCAAAGATTTTTTCAGCCCAAAATTTGTGTGCGGCAAATGCACTACAAGGGCAGCAGCGTGCATGTTTAGCATTAGTGTGCATGCACCACATAATCTGGTTATTTGGCTATAGCTATTGTGCACGTACAAAGCAAAgtcttcatccatccatccattatctacatactgcttaatcctcattaggggggctggagtctatggAGAAACTCTggctcttggtcatgttcctcaagcagtttctgagcagtttttgaggTGTGTACGgccacaaatcaacaaaaacaaccacaaaactactaaaacgagacataaagtgacaaagaaaatgacaaaaagaagcaaaaatgatacaaaccagagtctaaacaacaaaaaggagacacaaatgaacacaaatgagatagaaaatgacacaaattagacacaaaatgacaaaaacaagacataaaatgacaaaaaaaatgacaaaaaagtgataaaaatgAGGCAGATATGATACAACCATACAGCACAGCAAACAATCAGCACAAGTGAAACATCAAATATGaccaatgagacacaaaatgacaaaaaacagacagtaaATTCTTTGAAAGGGAGGTCATGCAGGGACTTCTTCTTGGACCATGGAGCCTTGCAGGGTCCCACAGCTTTGCTCGGATTGCTTTTTGAGTTCTGAGGTTTTGATCATTGGTGGTCTGTGTTAAATTTTAGAACTTcgccaagccactgtgcagcccccaaagCAAAGTAAGAGTAATTATGGTTCATAAAGGAAAATAATCAACTCCTAATGTGTTTATCTTTCATGTCACCGTTTCAAAGTATTTTCTAACGCAGACTGATTCTGTCTGACCTGCAGAGAAGGAGGTGAAGACGACTCTGTGGTTCAGCGGTTGTGTTGTTCGGTAGTTGTCCTGCAGCAGCATCCTGTCGGCCTCTTCTGCTTTACTCGAGTAAAGAATCGtctccagcttcagcagctgcagcggAGAAAAGAGGAGCATATAGAGTGAGTAACTTCAAATTAAAACGAAAAGCAAGTTCCTGTCCTGCTGATCGACTCAAATATTACAGACAATTTCAGTTCTTGCACATTTAAGGAGATGCTTTAtggcattttggacaaatttgaagtcactttttatatgtacatttgtaTTGATCCAGAGTTTCTTATATTCCTCTCATGATCATTTCAGAtaagtttatgtcattttgaacaggatTTGGggcattttggacactttttttctccaatCATTTTGGCCCATTTTGAGCCAAAAAAGGACAATTTTCTCAGTAACTTAGACAagtttaagtcactttggactaattttgaacatcaatatttccattttcccatcctctccagacttttcctctctcttctgctcatcatcagtagaaagatgtttcaccatgctgaatgtatctccagcAACTTCCTCCTCGGTTCACTGTTTTTCATtcagccatgctgcatttattttattgatccagaatattttagattcctctcATGATCATTTCAGATAAGTTTATGTCATTCTGATCAggtttttgggtcattttggacactttcttctattatttttgggacattttatgacattttggacaaatttgaagtcattttacgtatgtacatttttaatttttacagctGTATAccatttctgagccatgctgcatttattttattgaaccagtaggtttgattttcctctcagtctctttgTAGAAGCACTCTAATTAATGCAGTTAggtgatttttgtatttttttcccccaaggagacatgtagaatgaagttattttaatgaaatatcacaatttaaagCTCTGATTTGGTTCATTTCCCCAACAgatgtcacacatgattagctCTGGGATCGTGAAAAAGTTGTAAATCTgatcattctttctgtttttacagattctggccgataaattgtgtctttttggtgtttatttttgacattgcctgcagttcaaGCTGAAAACTCTTATGGAGAATCAGAAGTTTTagtgtttagtctttttttttttttttttaacatcagatACTTTATTTTGGTGACTTTCTAAATGAGACCCgtagattaaagtgattttgataaaatgccatgattttaagctcaaatttggttaattttcctgacggatatcacaaaaaaagatgaatttaaGGACTGTCTTAAAGGTGAAAATCATAACAACTAGACGCCTTTCCAAGCTGCCGGCaggttttgggtttcagagTGTTGATGAACTTCAGTTGAGGGATACTGGTTGTGTGTCGGTGTTTGAACCAGACCTGTGCCTTTGAGATTTGAACCCTTTCATGGAACAGAGTCCAGATGACGCTCTGGTAGCAGGGCGGCGTCGTCAGCGATCCGTTGTATCGGTAGTAGCGTCCCAGATCTTTAGGAAGCAGCGACTGGACGTCAAAGGCCGGGATGAAGACTTTCTGGTCTGATAGGGAGGACAAGAGGATCTGAGAGGTTGTAGCGGcacagaaaaggaagaaaagctGCAGAATAAACGTCCAAAGCAACATATGGTTAGCTTCAGAGCTAGATTTTCTCCCAAATGTTGATTTACAGTGGATTTTTGTGGGTGGAAATGATATAAACAAGGTAGAAAAAGCAGTAAGACATTATGTAAGATgattttaatgatgaattttgacacaaaaagGGAACAAAATCCCAATGGACatagaaatagttaaaattCATCTTAAAtctataattattttacagataattgctgttatttggcccaaaaatttgatatttattgaatttttactgtcttttgtcatttgcttATGTAATTTCCAGCCAAAAGAAACATGCTGATCATataaaaattcactataaatcaaaatttggaaTGGGAAGGAATAGTTTTGGGCCTTATTTGTGATTATTAACTGACTAGAATGATCTAGAACCACttgaagctgcattttcttcaGAATTGAGGGCAATTTGAAGGAGTATGAATGTTTTTCTACATggtatttttagtaaaaatgtacaataaatccataaaaatCATCTCGAACACAAAGACttactgtgttttgttgcttgtttaTGTCAATTCCAGCCAGAATAAAACagttaatcaaataaaaattcattaTAAATCTACATTTGGCATGGGGAGGAAcaatttgttgggttttttttagtgttaaCTGACTAGACTAGCATTTGGAATAGTGTAAAAGCTGTGTTTTCATAAGATTTTCTATTTTGGACATATAGTattaaaaatggttaaatttAATCATTAACACCTCAAACACaatgttttactgtcttttgtcacttgttcccatcatttccagccagaagaaaccatAAAAATTGACCATAAATCAACATTTGGGTACTGCTATGTATAATTTGGGGTTTCTAAATCGACTTACCTGCGTGTCTGATGCGACTCAGGTAGTTGAGGATGCTGTTGAACGCCTGGtttgtctcctcacctgtctaAGGAAACCAAAACTCAGGCCTAAATGTTGCTCACACTCTTCGAAACACATttgttctttgcttttcttgtgCCAAGTAGTTTCGTTACCACAATGAGAATCCCTAAAACGGCCAAACCGTCTCTCTGCGTCATGGCGGCCGACAGGTTGGGGTAGAGTTCAGAGTTGTAGTGAACCACATGGAGCtgcagggaggaagaggaaggttTAGTTTCTACATTCACACAGCTAAGggttaaaaggaaaaaagaaagggaGGGAGGTAAACAGAGGAAAGACTGCGTGCAAACACTCCGAGTCAGAGAATGAagtgcttcttcttcattcGCCTCATTCTCTTTATCATTATGTAAGAAGGCCACTCATGCATGTCAACGTTTCTctgtttcagtttcattcatCCTCACCTTCATCTAGCTTCTGTTTCAGCTCTGCAAGATTTTCAGTTTCTGCTTAAATCCTTTCACA
This genomic stretch from Amphiprion ocellaris isolate individual 3 ecotype Okinawa chromosome 9, ASM2253959v1, whole genome shotgun sequence harbors:
- the ca14 gene encoding carbonic anhydrase 14 isoform X1, encoding MDSVGLFILLILMFFQFTAAPAAEEITWTYTGLVGQSEWSAYFPECGGTSQSPVDVATTQTKYDPGLTAVTPLGYSQHGNKPFTLYNNGHTVVIELPEWMGLGGLPWLFTAVQMHLHWGSGGPSHGGSEHTVNGLSADAELHVVHYNSELYPNLSAAMTQRDGLAVLGILIVTGEETNQAFNSILNYLSRIRHADQKVFIPAFDVQSLLPKDLGRYYRYNGSLTTPPCYQSVIWTLFHERVQISKAQLLKLETILYSSKAEEADRMLLQDNYRTTQPLNHRVVFTSFSAESWKEFSSGEVTAIVIGVMCGCVGLAVVIRFIVKTIRFFKLLHRETVAVNSSTSSWDVLPSNRAAPMPRTKEPEKGQEKKQDMALNSTSEPEKKEEPSPQTEP
- the ca14 gene encoding carbonic anhydrase 14 isoform X2 produces the protein MDSVGLFILLILMFFQFTAAPAAEEITWTYTGLVGQSEWSAYFPECGGTSQSPVDVATTQTKYDPGLTAVTPLGYSQHGNKPFTLYNNGHTVVIELPEWMGLGGLPWLFTAVQMHLHWGSGGPSHGGSEHTVNGLSADAELHVVHYNSELYPNLSAAMTQRDGLAVLGILIVTGEETNQAFNSILNYLSRIRHADQKVFIPAFDVQSLLPKDLGRYYRYNGSLTTPPCYQSVIWTLFHERVQISKAQLLKLETILYSSKAEEADRMLLQDNYRTTQPLNHRVVFTSFSAESWKEFSSGEVTAIVIGVMCGCVGLAVVIRFIVKTIRSTSSWDVLPSNRAAPMPRTKEPEKGQEKKQDMALNSTSEPEKKEEPSPQTEP
- the ca14 gene encoding carbonic anhydrase 14 isoform X4 encodes the protein MDSVGLFILLILMFFQFTAAPAAEEITWTYTGLVGQSEWSAYFPECGGTSQSPVDVATTQTKYDPGLTAVTPLGYSQHGNKPFTLYNNGHTVVIELPEWMGLGGLPWLFTAVQMHLHWGSGGPSHGGSEHTVNGLSADAELHVVHYNSELYPNLSAAMTQRDGLAVLGILIVTGEETNQAFNSILNYLSRIRHADQKVFIPAFDVQSLLPKDLGRYYRYNGSLTTPPCYQSVIWTLFHERVQISKAQLLKLETILYSSKAEEADRMLLQDNYRTTQPLNHRVVFTSFSAESWKEFSSGEVTAIVIGVMCGCVGLAVVIRFIVKTIRFFKLLHRETVALYL
- the ca14 gene encoding carbonic anhydrase 14 isoform X3, whose protein sequence is MDSVGLFILLILMFFQFTAAPAAEEITWTYTGLVGQSEWSAYFPECGGTSQSPVDVATTQTKYDPGLTAVTPLGYSQHGNKPFTLYNNGHTVVIELPEWMGLGGLPWLFTAVQMHLHWGSGGPSHGGSEHTVNGLSADAELHVVHYNSELYPNLSAAMTQRDGLAVLGILIVTGEETNQAFNSILNYLSRIRHADQKVFIPAFDVQSLLPKDLGRYYRYNGSLTTPPCYQSVIWTLFHERVQISKAQLLKLETILYSSKAEEADRMLLQDNYRTTQPLNHRVVFTSFSAESWKEFSSGEVTAIVIGVMCGCVGLAVVIRFIVKTIRTKEPEKGQEKKQDMALNSTSEPEKKEEPSPQTEP